The stretch of DNA CCATATGTAGCTATGATCTCCAGAACGAGTAACAACTTTTTCATGTCAGAGTTATCGTTACCTAGTAAGTATATGTATATGTTTACCTGTGATATGCTTTTGGAAAGTTTCATCGTATATGTTTTGTAGCTCATGCATTGCTACCTTTTTTCACGAGCATGGATCTGTCACAATAGGATGAAACAAAATATGAGGTTGTGTGATGTAAATGTCGATATGTATCACAGGCTCACAGCTTTGGGCTTTCGAGCGATCCAGGAAGGTAAACTCGGAACATAAGAACTTGATTCATGTCTCTTTAGTCTCAAACTCAATGCGAGCACATCACTAATTTCCTTCTGCCAATTTCTTTTAATTcccatcaaaaaaattgtttttatgcATGTCCAGTGCTCAATGCTCACCAAGGGATACctatatgtgttttggcattttggTGAGAAGTAGCTTAGTTTTCCTCTCCTTTTGTTTTCTTCATAATTAGATAGTGAAAATGTTGTTGGCACTCTATTTGGTTTTTGCTACATTCTTAGTTATGGTTCTTAGTCGACAACAAAAGACTTaataaaattcaaatttagttcatttaAAGATCCTTATTCCAAGGTCGATGGTGGCCAGCTGCACCCTTCTCTAAAACAATAGAGTTTGGAGCTCATTGTTCTAGAAATTTCATACCATTTAAATGGAATATAGAAAAGAACAAGCTATGTATATGACATTTAGCAATAGCCAATGTTTATCTGCCGCATTTAAAAGAAGAGATCTTTAGCTGCAACATTTAGGGCTTCCCTATCTTTAGATGCAACATTTAATACTAGACATGGCATTTAAAACTTTCCTATCTTTAGCTACAACATTTAAGACTAGACGATAAAGTCATTAGCTATGTTTGGAAATGGAAAAATACAAAAAATTGGATAACCATTCAATTAATGTTTGTTAATGATGGGTAATTACAATACTACTAGTTACAATTCAGCTATATATATGGACCTGGGCAAGTAATGGATACATAGCAAAACCTAGTGACTTTCTTACACAATGGGGAAGCACATCAAGCACAATGCCCAACTTTTCATCTTACTTTCCATGGTTCTTCTAAGCTGCCTGGTTTCTTCAGCCGTACAGGGTAATGAACAATTATAAATAATTATTTCATGAAATTTCAGTGTTCATCCATATGTTTAAAGTTTGTTTCATCAACCTTGAGTATTCACCCCTTGGAAAGATCTGGAATGGTTTTCTACATAGGCATTATCTACATGCTCATATGAGAAATGAAATTACCTTCATGTTGAAATTTATTTGATTTTCACTTTAGGACAGAGCATTGACGACAAGGGGAGCAGCACAACGGATATACGGCCTAACGATGACCCCGACTGTGTGAGAGAGACGAAGTTGAAGTGGCCGCGGAAGCGACAGTACTGCTGCAACTATTTTGCATATACTGGTCCATGCTATGATGACTATACTGTCTGCAAAGCCCATTGCCCGTGATTCAACACAATTCCCATGAATAGTTTTCATGTAACAAGGAAGAGATGATATGCAATAAGTTTTCCTATCAATATTTACTTTTCCGATTGCTTAAGTGaataaagatatgattttctaaattattatgGTGCTTGTACTTATTCCCATCAACTGTTTTACCAAGAAATACTTTTTTTGTGCAACAAAGACACACCGCTGGCACTTCAGTACAGTGTAACAAAGGGTGGCCAGGAATAGGatggtggtccatggaccaccctagAATTTTTCACTGCCTCACCTGGGTGTACTTGAGCCCGAGACTGCAGAGCCACGACACAACAGCCGACCGCCGACCTCAGCAGCCAAACCCTCCCGAAGGCAActtccttggagctcgccgtcgaagAGGACGCCGGACCGCCCCAGAGGAGTCGCCGGGCGCCGGGGAGATGCAGCACACAGATCGGGAGGAAGAGCCTCCCCCACCAAGTAAAGGATACATATCAAAACCAATAACTGCTCAAACTTTGGTGAAGCACCTCAAGCACAATGCCCAACCTTTCGCCTTACTTTCAAAACCGAAATTGGCCTAAAGACGATTCACATGGATTCAAGAAAAAACATTGGTGGGTCAGCATGCTGATATATAATTGCCCAAACATAGTTAGTGAATACTACTACTACTGCCGAATGATTATAATTGCCCAGCCACGGCACTGTAGACTCGACAGTTCACAGAATGGTCTTGTACAATCTGGAGCCAGCCTTGAAGAACCCACGTAAACACATTCTTCCTCTACAAGCTCAAACATGAACAGATTTGACGCGCAAACATAGGTCGCTTACTACTCCAGCCGCCGCATGACCTGATAGCGAATACCCTAAGGCAGGCACGGAACTACATTTCATACTCTTGACTTTTACATTGATCTCGCCTTTGAACAAGAGAGGGGAGCGCCCTACCTAGCTATACACACAAGGAAAGGAAATTAAGATCCATTGGTACACAACTTGCACACAGCAGCGCTACCACCATATCTTCCTCGTCCTACCTGACCGACACCTTGGGCGGTGGTTATGGTCCTCGCATGATCCGCCATCGCCATCTCTTACTGtctgcctccgagaaatgccaggGGTTGCAGCCTCGCTTGCGTCTGCAGTTGCAGCTCCGGCACTTTCTTCAGCGACCGGTACTGCAGCCGCGTGCTCTCTCCGCTGTCGAGCGCCTTCACAAGATACCTGCTCAATCCAAAGATTTTTATAGTCCAATAATATGCAACAGGTTCTACTTCTACAGGAGCTGCAGTGAGACAGTGCGAACCCACAGTTCGCCCTGCGCTATTAAAAGAGAGTGAAGCACTGCACTTACCAGCCATTCAGACACTGCGACGTGATGATCGCCTCCTTCCCGATGAATTTCTCAGGCGTCCTTTTGTTCCCCTGCAAGCGTTTAGTGATCAGAACAAACTGCTCTTGCGATTTCACTTTACTCTCAGCAGAGCAATGTGTTGCGTGTACCATGATAAGGACCCTCTCGCCCACTACAAATGGGTACTGCACTCCCTTGAATGCCACCGGGCTTTCAGCATCCAGAGCAAGCTCACCGTTGTCCTGAGAAAACAACATGATGACTATCCAAACAGTATGCTACGTCGTAAAAGACTGGGTGTATGTTCAAAGCATTATACACACACTTTGCGACTCCCAGTCCGCTTCGGCACATCCGTATGCTCGATCACATCTTTCCTGCGCTTCCGAAGAGCAGCGTTATGAAACAGTCTCCTGTCATCCTCCATCTTCACCACCGTGGCTACTGCTCTTAAAGCTGTTCATAACAGAACACTGCCGATCGTAAGTGAGCAGGTGAAACATTTTTAATGCTAGTCTTAATAAGGAAGGTAAATATACGACAGAGACATACCAAGATTAGGAAACAAGGAGGATGGGTCAACTTCTCCATTGCAAATGGTGCATCTAGCCTGATTACAGAGATAAAAAGAAACAATTTGTTGGTTGGTGACATCCAAAAGACTGGAATTGCAGCACACAGAAAAGATACTATTTCAGGCTTGTATACTAAAGTATGCCTTTGCTGTGAGAAGGTTCATCGAAATGGCACTATTCTTCTCAGTAAGTTCCAGTTGGATTATCTGTTACTATGGCAcatatcttgatgtctactaaataCAAAAACTGGATGAATACCACAATTTAAGTTAGAAAAATTAGTGCTAGCATAAGTATTAAGAATATAACAGTTAACTTCAGTTGTAGCTAGCCAACAGAACATTAAGGACTGCAACTTGCAGGAAAGTGTGACCTTTATTCTAAAATCTACAACCAGAACACTGATAACTATCAGAAAGGATGAATGATTTTTTAAAGCATACCATTTCAATGACTTTCTTCAGCATGACGCCACCAAATGAGTGCCCACATTGGAGAACCATAGCATCTTCAAGAAAAGCCCCACTGAAAACAGACAAGTCCATTACTGCATTAATCAAGCAAATCAGCAACTGCGATGCCGAATAATGAGATGATCTGTAACATTGGTTTAGAGAAACAGAACGCTATGAACATTCATATTAAGCAATTTTGTCCCTTGCTCCCATTAAACTTACGATGAACTCATAAAAAATAGCAGATGTAGAAGGACCATGCAGAATAAGGCAGTTTACTGTCTATGTATATGttgtgaacaagtttgtgatgaacaGCTACATCCAACAAGAAACAACTTACGATAGAGGGTCTGACAGGACACTTCTGAGTGATGGGTCACTAACAAAGTTGCCCTGAGATTCCTGCAGTTGAAATTGGTTAAATATGGGTTATTTTTTTAATTCAATAAATGAACAGGAAATGAAATGCACATAACACCCAAATCTTGTCATTTGACAGCTCTCATGTATCACTGGATGATTGACCATGTAGAACATGCATGCTACAGTAACTATGTTGCTTCGAACTTATGCTTACAGAAGGTTCTTCCAAGTGACTGGAAACAGCATGCTCTTCAGCATAAGAATCATCCATAAATTGGCTTGCAGGTATGGGTTGGTACACCTGTCGTATGCAATGCCCAGCAGCTAAAATTGGAGAACAATCCAATATAGCGTTGGCATGAGGGACCAACCTAAAGGTGAGTGATGCCCTACAAGATGGAAATTGTGGTTAGATGGCCAATTCATGTGTACAGGAGCACAAGGAATATAAGCCAAAAAAAGTATATGAAATGAGATG from Triticum dicoccoides isolate Atlit2015 ecotype Zavitan chromosome 6A, WEW_v2.0, whole genome shotgun sequence encodes:
- the LOC119318701 gene encoding uncharacterized protein LOC119318701: MACPPCPPSPLARVRLEDVAPHDGAAAPGYARAVGALAASLARRGAAVLELPAADAAVLRCALESARAFFRGRHAAYLYRAGRTLEDGELSPACMADAFRCLGKAARAALCAIARHLRLRTDVFNQLLDDTPLPDNEVSSSELLVAYSHEQLQSGHTLMGCPSRSSMPQVDRGFVTLVASDYPGIEVCDPNGHWYLADGVSGPNNLLLLTGRALSHVTAGLCPISQYRVTNENRASLTFRLVPHANAILDCSPILAAGHCIRQVYQPIPASQFMDDSYAEEHAVSSHLEEPSESQGNFVSDPSLRSVLSDPLSGAFLEDAMVLQCGHSFGGVMLKKVIEMARCTICNGEVDPSSLFPNLALRAVATVVKMEDDRRLFHNAALRKRRKDVIEHTDVPKRTGSRKDNGELALDAESPVAFKGVQYPFVVGERVLIMGNKRTPEKFIGKEAIITSQCLNGWYLVKALDSGESTRLQYRSLKKVPELQLQTQARLQPLAFLGGRQ